One genomic window of Bradyrhizobium sp. CCGE-LA001 includes the following:
- a CDS encoding carbohydrate ABC transporter permease: protein MSLAEPAALPVATSAAPRLHVLKRFSSGFKASLPAYLLLLPSLIFLALFTYGAMGRVLIDALYQRTTPKAPVRFVGLDNISAVLADPAFTGAVVNNLIYAVGTAIPSIGLALLFALALTRTNAVTSALRAALFLPVLIPMVAAAALFLFIFLPNVGLLDYYIGRLLPVLPNWLGDPDIALSVIMVITIWKNAGYYMLFFLAGLQAVPEDVMEAAHLDGAGPFQRLRYIILPELKPTFLFVIVIATLNAVTQVDHVFVMTKGGPANSTNLVLFYIYQQAVEHYDIGKASAATLLTLAALMGLTALSFRTLANREGGP from the coding sequence ATGAGCCTTGCTGAACCCGCGGCTCTCCCGGTCGCGACCTCGGCGGCACCGCGTCTGCACGTTCTCAAGCGCTTCTCCAGCGGTTTCAAGGCTTCGCTGCCGGCCTATCTGCTGTTGCTGCCATCGCTGATCTTCCTCGCGCTGTTCACCTACGGCGCGATGGGCCGCGTGCTCATCGATGCGCTCTACCAGCGCACCACGCCGAAGGCCCCGGTCCGCTTCGTCGGGCTCGACAACATCAGTGCGGTGCTCGCCGATCCCGCCTTCACCGGAGCGGTCGTCAACAATCTCATCTATGCCGTCGGCACCGCGATCCCGAGCATCGGCCTGGCGCTCTTGTTTGCGCTCGCGCTCACACGCACCAATGCGGTGACCAGTGCGCTTCGCGCCGCGCTGTTCCTGCCGGTGCTGATTCCGATGGTCGCGGCCGCCGCGCTGTTCCTGTTCATCTTCCTGCCGAATGTCGGCCTGCTCGACTATTACATCGGCCGGCTGCTTCCGGTGCTGCCGAACTGGCTCGGCGACCCCGATATCGCGCTGTCAGTGATCATGGTGATCACGATCTGGAAGAATGCCGGCTATTACATGCTGTTCTTCCTCGCCGGCCTCCAGGCCGTGCCGGAGGACGTGATGGAGGCGGCGCATCTCGACGGTGCCGGCCCGTTCCAGCGCCTGCGCTACATCATCCTGCCGGAGCTCAAGCCTACCTTCCTGTTCGTCATCGTGATCGCCACGCTCAATGCGGTGACGCAGGTCGACCACGTCTTCGTCATGACCAAGGGCGGCCCCGCGAATTCGACCAATCTCGTGCTGTTCTACATCTACCAGCAAGCGGTCGAGCACTACGACATCGGCAAGGCCTCGGCGGCGACGCTGTTGACGCTCGCCGCGCTGATGGGCCTCACCGCGCTGTCTTTCCGCACGCTGGCGAACCGCGAGGGCGGGCCATGA